The following are encoded together in the Bactrocera neohumeralis isolate Rockhampton chromosome 6, APGP_CSIRO_Bneo_wtdbg2-racon-allhic-juicebox.fasta_v2, whole genome shotgun sequence genome:
- the LOC126762710 gene encoding 39S ribosomal protein L20, mitochondrial — protein sequence MVSPTLALFVRSKGPDEFWRKRRIFKLAAHFRGRKRNCYSVAVRYVHRALVYATKGRKLKKMDMAELWNKRVQAGCEQYGITLETFKETLSRNNILLNKKALADLAIWEPKSFESLVKLSRERAVVDSLPGLKERSVMNQVYGFANLKLD from the exons atggtatcACCTACGCTTGCATTGTTCGTACGATCTAAGGGTCCTGATGAATTCTGGCGAAAGCGAAGGATATTCAAGCTTGCGGCT CACTTTCGTGGACGAAAACGTAACTGCTATTCTGTAGCGGTTCGCTATGTTCACAGagctttagtgtatgccacaaAGGGCCGTAAGCTGAAGAAAATGGATATGGCggaa TTGTGGAATAAACGTGTACAAGCCGGTTGTGAACAATATGGAATCACTCTTGAAACATTCAAGGAGACACTTTCGCGcaacaacattttattaaacaa AAAAGCATTAGCCGATCTTGCTATTTGGGAACCAAAGTCATTCGAATCGTTAGTTAAATTATCCAGAGAGCGTGCTGTTGTCGATTCATTACCAGGTTTAAAAGAGCGATCAGTAATGAATCAAGTTTATGGCTTTGCCAACTTAAAGTTAGATTAG
- the LOC126762694 gene encoding coiled-coil domain-containing protein 63, with protein MTDQNELDQLAAAELERLQRQHRTLQLELRGLLEEKAKQLKKQNHMITVLQQEHQKLKDEINTLESGTHARKNTNKEKRLSYLQRQNVDLQQILQGERVKLWELEGHLKKVEKEIEGLRKNEVTDSCYKESIGKVQKSVVKLENRLDVVNKKCSDVLTENCKLRNSINHMLQDRSNFNDMWQTMVTQFNEGKKYIMELIDQSTVAFDLREELCNKLQVLKDRSENDKIMHIQEMREMQRRLEHDAKLQKFFDIKGKKRLNPELEQREANKKLALKENFERQLEEYHAIIDDIKELYAVEDTDSLTAQFKRQEEENFALFSYVNELSHEVETLNETTQELSEEIERQQAEHEEKELKQKTEALDYLNSELEKIELAAKEASDRELALHTRLDQMLQGILEIFKLLSCDDAPILNVLSSKTVLTVHNVKLFVGVIERRINTVISNVNVDESSTKILGRKDRVPKFNIKESAKGKN; from the exons atgacAGATCAAAATGAGTTAGATCAATTAGCTGCAGCAGAACTAGAGAGACTGCAGCGACAA CATCGTACTTTGCAATTGGAGCTTCGTGGTTTACTTGAAGAAAAGGCTAAGCAGTTGAAGAAACAGAATCACATGATCACAGTCTTGCAACAAGAACATCAGAAGTTAAAGGACGAAATTAACACTTTGGAGAGCGGAACACATGCCAGGAAGaatacaaat AAAGAAAAACGCTTGAGTTATTTGCAAAGACAAAATGTTGACCTTCAGCAAATTTTGCAAGGCGAACGCGTAAAGCTTTGGGAACTGGAAGGCCACCTAAAGAAA GTGGAAAAGGAAATTGAGGGTTTGCGTAAGAATGAAGTGACTGATAGTTGCTATAAGGAGAGCATTGGTAAAGTGCAAAAGAGCGTTGTCAAGTTGGAAAATCGCTTGGACGTGGTTAACAAAAAATGCAGCGACGTTTTGACGGAGAACTGCAAATTGCGAAACTCCATAAATCACATGTTGCAGGATCG CTCGAATTTCAACGACATGTGGCAGACAATGGTGACACAATTTAATGAGGGTAAGAAATACATTATGGAGCTAATAGATCAGTCTACAGTGGCCTTTGATTTGCGCGAGGAGCTTTGCAACAAATTACAAGTGCTCAAGGACAGGAGTGAGAACGATAAAATTATGCATATACAG GAAATGCGTGAGATGCAACGTCGCCTCGAACATGATGCGAAATTGCAGAAGTTCTTCGACATTAAAGGCAAGAAGCGTCTAAATCCCGAGCTGGAGCAACGTGAGGCCAACAAAAAGCTCGCATTGAAAGAAAACTTTGAGCGACAGTTGGAGGAATATCATGCCATCATTGATGATATTAAAGAACTATATGCGGTGGAGGATACAGACTCTCTGACAGCACAATTCAAGCGCCAGGAAGAGGAAAACTTTGCACTCTTCAGTTATGTTAATGAGTTGAGTCACGAAGTAGAGACTTTGAATGAGACCACACAAGAATTGAGCGAAGAAATTG AACGACAACAGGCTGAACACGAAGAGAAGGAGCTAAAGCAGAAAACAGAAGCTTTAGATTACTTAAATAGCGAACTGGAAAAGATTGAACTGGCAGCCAAGGAGGCAAGCGATAGAGAGTTGGCACTGCATACCCGTTTGGATCAAATGTTGCAGGGAATTTTAGAGATTTTCAA ACTTTTATCTTGCGATGATGCTCCAATATTAAACGTGCTGAGCTCTAAAACGGTATTAACGGTTCATAATGTCAAACTTTTCGTTGGCGTAATTGAGCGCCGAATaaataccgttattagcaaTGTGAACGTGGATGAATCTTCGACCAAAATATTGGGTAGAAAGGATCGTGTTCCAAAGTTTAATATCAAAGAGTCAGCGAAGggaaaaaactaa